In Paraburkholderia caribensis, a single window of DNA contains:
- a CDS encoding oxidative damage protection protein produces the protein MTRMVQCTKLGKEAEGLDFPPLPGELGKRIYESVSKEAWQQWLKQQTMLINENRLNMADPRARQYLMKQTEKFFFGEGADQATGYVPPSEG, from the coding sequence ATGACTCGCATGGTTCAATGCACGAAGCTCGGCAAGGAAGCCGAAGGTCTCGATTTCCCGCCACTGCCGGGCGAACTCGGCAAACGGATCTACGAGAGCGTTTCGAAGGAAGCATGGCAGCAATGGCTCAAGCAGCAGACCATGCTGATCAACGAAAACCGCCTGAACATGGCCGACCCGCGCGCGCGCCAGTATCTGATGAAGCAGACGGAGAAGTTCTTCTTCGGCGAAGGCGCCGATCAGGCAACAGGCTACGTGCCGCCCTCGGAAGGCTGA
- the argA gene encoding amino-acid N-acetyltransferase, translated as MNSQTDLVPSPVPSPASSGDSEALLQHAQFVDWMRSVAPYIHAFRNKTFVVGFGGEVVHQGLLNALVSDIALLQAMGIQIVLVHGSRPQVEEQMSLHGVESEFSHGMRITNARALESAKEAAGEVRLDIEAAISQGLPNTPMAHAHISVVSGNFVTARPVGILDGVDFQHTGVVRKIDAESIRHSLASGKIVLLSPLGFSPTGEAFNLSMEDVASAASIALRADKIVFLTETEGLLDEEGALVRELSLDDAYRLHESGAVTGDAGFYLKHSIRACRGGVARSHIIPYALDGSLLLELFLHDGVGTMISYENLESLREATPDDVGGILTLIEPLESDGTLVRRGRHQIERDIDHFSVIEHDGVLFGCAALYPYPAERIGEMACLTVSPEAQGSGDGERLLKRIEQRARARGLTRIFVLTTRTEHWFLKRGFVKVTVDDLPEDRRRLYNWQRKSLVLMKQL; from the coding sequence ATGAATTCCCAAACCGACCTCGTCCCCTCGCCCGTTCCTTCACCGGCATCGTCCGGCGACTCGGAAGCCCTGCTGCAGCACGCGCAATTCGTCGACTGGATGCGATCGGTCGCGCCGTATATCCACGCGTTCCGAAACAAGACATTCGTGGTCGGCTTCGGCGGCGAGGTCGTGCATCAGGGGCTGCTCAACGCGCTGGTGTCCGACATCGCGCTGTTGCAGGCCATGGGTATCCAGATCGTGCTCGTGCATGGCTCGCGTCCGCAAGTGGAAGAGCAAATGAGCCTGCACGGCGTCGAGTCCGAGTTTTCGCACGGCATGCGCATCACCAATGCGCGGGCGCTCGAATCCGCGAAGGAAGCGGCGGGCGAAGTGCGTCTCGACATCGAGGCCGCGATCAGCCAGGGCTTGCCGAACACGCCGATGGCGCACGCGCACATCAGCGTGGTGTCGGGCAACTTCGTGACGGCGCGGCCTGTCGGCATTCTCGACGGGGTCGATTTCCAGCATACGGGCGTAGTGCGCAAAATCGATGCCGAGTCGATCCGCCATTCGCTCGCGAGCGGCAAGATCGTGCTGCTGTCGCCGCTCGGCTTCTCGCCGACGGGCGAAGCGTTCAATCTATCGATGGAAGACGTCGCCTCGGCTGCCTCGATCGCGCTGCGCGCCGACAAGATCGTGTTCCTCACCGAAACGGAAGGCCTGCTCGACGAAGAAGGCGCGCTGGTCCGCGAACTGTCGCTGGACGACGCGTACCGCCTGCACGAAAGCGGCGCGGTGACAGGCGACGCCGGTTTCTATCTGAAGCACTCCATTCGCGCCTGCCGTGGCGGCGTCGCGCGTTCGCACATCATTCCGTACGCGCTCGACGGCAGCCTGCTGCTGGAACTGTTCCTGCACGATGGCGTCGGCACGATGATCTCGTACGAGAACCTCGAAAGCCTGCGCGAAGCGACGCCGGACGACGTCGGCGGCATTCTCACGCTGATCGAGCCGCTCGAAAGCGACGGTACGCTGGTGCGGCGCGGGCGTCACCAGATCGAGCGCGACATCGATCATTTCTCGGTAATCGAGCACGATGGCGTGCTGTTCGGCTGCGCGGCGCTGTATCCGTATCCGGCCGAGCGCATCGGCGAGATGGCGTGCCTGACGGTCTCCCCCGAAGCTCAAGGTTCGGGCGACGGCGAACGGCTGCTTAAGCGCATCGAACAGCGCGCGCGGGCACGCGGGCTGACGCGTATCTTCGTGCTGACGACGCGCACCGAACACTGGTTTCTCAAGCGCGGCTTCGTGAAGGTCACGGTCGACGACCTGCCTGAAGACCGCCGCCGCCTCTACAACTGGCAGCGCAAGTCGCTCGTGCTGATGAAACAGCTCTGA
- the hrpA gene encoding ATP-dependent RNA helicase HrpA, whose translation MSNVPKSSAGADTKNAADAAAKDAASPAPRGHQDAARDARGDASRRDVSVNVANAPRPGVSAHGDATRQQGADAAKSGARGQQNSAPNRPREPQGKRGPDQAGGARQQQAPRAQGKRPLDSQGKPHNPRAGSEPGAEKQRNASREPGAEKQRNTPREPRKPARVVEPNPIPPITFPEALPVSGRREEIARAIAGHQVVIVSGETGSGKTTQLPKICLALGRGLGAGGSGLIGHTQPRRIAASATGRRIAEELGTPFGEVVGYKVRFTDNLAPGASVKLMTDGILLAETQTDPLLKAYDTLIIDEAHERSLNIDFLLGYLKEILPKRPDLKLIVTSATIDADRFARHFGSEDKPAPVIEVSGRLYPVEVRYRPVAEDSPAVKAAQGNAGRERGDRTDRPDRPKTQRETDRDLMDAIVEAADELCREGPGDVLVFLPGEREIRDAAEALRKHHPPHTEILPLFARLSAAEQERVFRPSNARRIVLATNVAETSLTVPGIRYVVDTGLARVKRYSYRNKVEQLQVESISQAAANQRAGRCGRVADGICIRLYDEADFQSRVRFTDPEILRSSLASVILRMKSLHLTAIETFPFIEPPPGRAIADGYQLLNELGAVDDDNALTPLGRELARLPLDPRVGRMILGARDQQALREVLIIASALSVQDPRDRPIDAQEQADQAHRKFADERSEFLQWLKIWAWFEEAIAHKKSNRQLTDACKQNFLSHLRLREWRDVHSQLLTVVREHGWRVNDSEATFEQIHLALLTGLLGNIGLKADDEPYYLGARGIKFYLWPGSALVKKAGKWVMAAELVETSRLYARCIARIEPEWIERVGAHLLKKSLSEPHWEKRAAQVSAFERAMLYGLPVYHRRRVSFGKQDPARARELFIRGALVEGEFDTKLAFFAHNRKLLADIEQLEHKSRRQDVLVDDELIYAFYDQAVPNGIHTGAAFERWYRDEVKKSGQQEDKLRLLYLSRDDLMRHEAAGVTTDLFPKRMTMAGVDMTLTYHFEPGSPRDGVTLAVPLYALNQVDARRVEWLVPGMLKEKTQLLLKSLPQKLRRHVVPLPEYAAGFVERHSGPRFGAGGLLDTVIADVREQTQIATKQSDYKLETLAPHLFMNFKVIDEHGRQLAMGRNLAQLRAELGGQAQQQFQKIASSAAGAALANAGSGGSDVAARGASGRTAGGTAGGTAGGTAGGAARGANGGGARGASSAPHTPAAGEAAAPATALYENLTTWNFGKLPELLEIRRGGHTLFGYPALVDRGTHCDVEVFDSPDEAARIHRAGLRRLFALQLREPIKYLEKNLPGLREMAMQFMPRGTQEELRDQLIDTALDRACLQDPLPDDDASFHARKDEGRSRLTLLAQEIARLGGQILGEYSAVVKKLAQAKPFAAAFADMQNQLDALVGKRFIVDTPYVQLSHFPRYLKGIALRIDKLKADSTRDARQFAEFQPLAQNYQRALAQRGGVPDARLAEFRWLLEELRVSLFAQELRTPMPVSVKRLHKVWESMQR comes from the coding sequence ATGTCGAATGTACCCAAAAGCTCCGCTGGAGCCGATACGAAAAACGCGGCTGACGCTGCCGCGAAAGATGCCGCGAGCCCCGCGCCGCGCGGCCATCAGGATGCGGCACGCGACGCGCGCGGCGACGCCTCGCGTCGTGACGTTTCCGTGAATGTTGCGAATGCGCCGCGTCCGGGCGTTTCGGCGCACGGCGATGCGACCAGACAGCAAGGCGCAGATGCGGCGAAAAGCGGTGCGCGCGGGCAGCAGAACAGCGCGCCGAACCGGCCGCGGGAGCCGCAGGGCAAGCGTGGGCCGGATCAGGCGGGCGGCGCCCGCCAGCAACAGGCGCCGCGTGCGCAAGGCAAGCGGCCGCTCGACTCGCAAGGCAAACCGCACAACCCACGCGCCGGCAGCGAGCCGGGCGCCGAGAAGCAGCGCAATGCGTCGCGCGAGCCGGGCGCCGAGAAGCAGCGCAACACGCCGCGTGAGCCGCGCAAGCCCGCGCGCGTCGTCGAGCCGAATCCCATTCCGCCCATCACGTTCCCCGAGGCGCTGCCCGTCTCGGGCCGCCGCGAGGAAATCGCGCGGGCGATCGCGGGCCACCAGGTGGTGATCGTGAGCGGCGAGACGGGCTCGGGCAAGACGACACAGTTGCCGAAGATCTGTCTCGCGCTCGGACGCGGGCTCGGCGCGGGCGGCAGCGGCCTGATCGGCCACACGCAGCCGCGCCGGATCGCGGCATCGGCGACGGGCCGGCGGATCGCCGAGGAACTCGGCACGCCGTTCGGCGAAGTGGTCGGCTACAAGGTGCGTTTCACCGACAATCTCGCGCCAGGTGCGTCCGTCAAGCTGATGACGGACGGCATTCTGCTCGCGGAAACGCAGACCGACCCGCTGCTGAAGGCTTACGACACGCTGATCATCGACGAAGCGCACGAGCGCAGCCTGAACATCGATTTTCTGCTTGGCTACCTGAAAGAGATTTTGCCGAAGCGGCCCGATCTGAAGCTGATCGTGACGTCGGCGACCATCGACGCCGACCGCTTCGCGCGTCATTTCGGCTCCGAAGACAAACCCGCGCCCGTGATCGAGGTGAGCGGGCGGCTGTATCCCGTCGAAGTCCGCTATCGTCCCGTCGCGGAAGATTCGCCGGCGGTGAAGGCGGCGCAAGGCAATGCGGGCCGCGAGCGCGGCGATCGCACGGATCGTCCGGATCGTCCGAAAACGCAGCGCGAGACCGACCGCGATCTGATGGACGCGATCGTCGAAGCCGCCGACGAGTTGTGCCGCGAAGGCCCCGGCGATGTGCTGGTGTTCCTGCCCGGCGAGCGCGAGATTCGCGACGCGGCCGAAGCGCTGCGCAAGCACCATCCGCCGCACACGGAAATCCTGCCGCTGTTCGCGCGGCTCTCGGCGGCGGAGCAGGAACGCGTGTTCCGTCCGTCGAACGCGCGGCGCATCGTGCTCGCCACCAACGTCGCCGAAACCTCGCTGACGGTGCCGGGTATCCGCTATGTGGTCGACACGGGCCTCGCGCGCGTGAAGCGCTATTCGTATCGCAACAAGGTCGAGCAGCTGCAGGTCGAGTCGATTTCGCAGGCGGCGGCGAACCAGCGGGCAGGGCGTTGCGGGCGTGTCGCCGACGGCATCTGCATTCGCCTCTACGACGAAGCCGATTTCCAGTCGCGCGTGCGTTTCACCGACCCGGAGATTCTCCGGTCGTCGCTCGCTTCCGTCATTCTGCGGATGAAGTCGCTGCATCTGACGGCGATCGAAACCTTCCCGTTCATCGAGCCGCCGCCCGGCCGCGCGATCGCCGACGGCTATCAGTTGCTGAACGAACTCGGCGCCGTCGACGACGACAACGCGCTGACGCCGCTCGGCCGCGAACTCGCGCGCCTGCCGCTCGATCCGCGCGTCGGCCGGATGATTCTGGGCGCGCGCGACCAGCAGGCGCTGCGCGAAGTGCTGATCATTGCGAGCGCGCTGTCCGTGCAGGACCCGCGCGACCGCCCCATCGACGCGCAGGAACAGGCCGACCAGGCACACCGCAAGTTCGCCGACGAGCGCTCCGAGTTTTTGCAATGGCTAAAAATCTGGGCGTGGTTCGAAGAGGCCATCGCGCACAAGAAGTCGAACCGTCAGCTCACGGACGCGTGCAAGCAGAATTTCCTGTCCCATCTTCGCCTGCGCGAGTGGCGCGACGTGCATTCGCAACTGCTGACGGTGGTGCGCGAGCATGGCTGGCGCGTGAACGACAGCGAAGCGACCTTCGAGCAGATTCATCTCGCGCTGCTGACGGGCCTGCTCGGCAATATCGGCCTGAAGGCCGACGACGAGCCGTACTATCTGGGCGCGCGCGGCATCAAGTTTTATCTGTGGCCCGGCTCGGCGCTCGTGAAGAAGGCGGGCAAATGGGTGATGGCGGCGGAACTCGTCGAGACGAGCCGGCTCTACGCGCGCTGCATCGCCAGGATCGAGCCGGAGTGGATCGAGCGGGTCGGCGCGCATCTGTTGAAGAAGTCGCTCTCCGAGCCGCATTGGGAAAAGCGCGCAGCGCAAGTATCGGCGTTCGAGCGCGCGATGCTGTACGGCTTGCCTGTGTATCACCGGCGGCGCGTCAGTTTCGGCAAGCAGGACCCGGCGCGCGCGCGGGAACTGTTCATCCGCGGCGCGCTGGTCGAAGGCGAGTTCGACACGAAGCTCGCGTTTTTCGCGCACAACCGCAAGCTGCTCGCCGATATCGAACAGCTCGAGCACAAGTCGCGCCGCCAGGACGTTCTCGTCGACGACGAACTGATCTACGCGTTTTACGATCAGGCCGTGCCGAACGGTATCCATACGGGCGCCGCGTTCGAGCGCTGGTATCGCGATGAAGTGAAGAAGAGCGGGCAGCAGGAAGACAAGCTGCGTCTGCTGTATCTGTCGCGTGACGATCTGATGCGCCACGAGGCGGCGGGCGTCACGACCGACCTGTTCCCGAAGCGGATGACGATGGCGGGCGTCGACATGACGCTGACCTATCACTTCGAACCGGGCTCGCCGCGCGATGGGGTGACGCTCGCCGTGCCGCTGTACGCGCTGAACCAGGTAGATGCGCGGCGCGTCGAGTGGCTCGTGCCCGGCATGCTGAAGGAAAAGACGCAACTGCTGCTCAAATCGTTGCCGCAGAAGCTGCGCCGTCACGTCGTGCCGTTGCCGGAGTACGCGGCGGGTTTCGTCGAGCGGCACAGCGGGCCGCGCTTCGGCGCGGGCGGTCTGCTCGACACGGTGATCGCCGACGTTCGCGAGCAGACGCAGATCGCGACGAAGCAGTCGGACTACAAGCTCGAAACGCTCGCGCCGCACCTGTTCATGAACTTCAAGGTGATCGACGAGCACGGCCGGCAGCTCGCGATGGGCCGCAATCTCGCGCAGCTACGCGCGGAGCTGGGCGGCCAGGCGCAACAGCAGTTTCAGAAAATCGCGTCGAGCGCGGCGGGCGCGGCGCTCGCGAATGCGGGCTCGGGCGGCAGCGATGTCGCTGCGCGCGGCGCATCGGGCAGAACTGCGGGCGGGACCGCGGGCGGAACTGCGGGCGGAACTGCGGGCGGCGCGGCGCGCGGCGCGAATGGCGGGGGCGCACGTGGCGCGTCATCCGCGCCACACACGCCCGCTGCAGGCGAAGCGGCGGCGCCCGCGACAGCCCTCTACGAAAACCTGACGACGTGGAACTTCGGCAAGCTCCCCGAGCTTCTGGAAATCCGGCGCGGCGGGCATACGTTGTTCGGCTATCCGGCGCTCGTCGATCGCGGCACGCATTGCGACGTCGAAGTGTTCGATTCGCCGGACGAGGCGGCGCGTATTCATCGAGCGGGCTTGCGCCGATTGTTCGCGCTGCAGTTGCGCGAGCCGATCAAATACCTCGAAAAAAATCTGCCGGGCTTGCGCGAAATGGCGATGCAGTTCATGCCGCGCGGCACGCAGGAAGAACTGCGCGATCAACTGATCGACACCGCGCTCGACCGCGCGTGCCTGCAAGACCCGCTGCCCGACGACGACGCGAGTTTCCACGCGCGCAAGGACGAAGGCCGCAGCCGGCTGACGTTGCTCGCGCAAGAGATTGCCCGCCTGGGCGGACAGATTCTTGGCGAGTATTCGGCCGTCGTGAAGAAACTCGCGCAGGCGAAGCCGTTCGCCGCTGCGTTTGCCGACATGCAGAACCAGCTGGATGCGCTGGTCGGCAAACGCTTTATCGTCGATACGCCGTACGTGCAGTTGAGTCATTTCCCGCGCTATCTGAAGGGCATCGCGCTGCGCATCGACAAACTGAAAGCGGACTCGACACGCGACGCGCGTCAGTTCGCAGAGTTTCAGCCGCTCGCGCAGAACTACCAGCGAGCGCTCGCGCAGCGGGGCGGCGTGCCGGATGCCCGGCTTGCCGAGTTCCGCTGGCTGCTGGAGGAACTGCGCGTGTCGCTGTTTGCGCAGGAACTGCGCACGCCGATGCCTGTTTCCGTCAAGCGTCTCCACAAGGTGTGGGAGTCGATGCAGCGTTGA
- a CDS encoding YadA family autotransporter adhesin, whose protein sequence is MKIMNEIAQEPIAIHRAILNERKAPRAARASTIAPLAIAGFVSLFAAVGAHASVIMGNGASALTMTGVAAGDTSFAGGNDATAVGDTSTASVGNTTAIGAHSRAMAESATSLGDTAQAIAAQSLALGANSMASFGNSVALGSGSVTLYGAQTGYTAFGLNAPQTSVGEVNVGNRTISGVAAGRADQDAVNVAQLKAVAGRIDGSVMYDRHPDGSINHDSVTLQGDTGNGGTLIHNVADAVDTHDAVNLGQLSAMLGNAVGNITVNTSNPMFSAEGSPTTEPAQASGAHSIAAGANAQAGGANAVALGAGSNASADNSVALGQGSIADRANTVSVGAAGQERQITNVAAGVQGTDAVNVNQLNQGMSSAVGQAKGYTDNQVRSARKDGYGGAAAAIAMAGLPQAVLPGRGMVAMAAGTYGGQSAMALGVSKLSDTGKWAYKLQGTASTRGELGGSIGAGMHW, encoded by the coding sequence ATGAAAATAATGAATGAGATAGCGCAAGAACCCATTGCAATCCATCGCGCCATATTGAATGAGCGCAAGGCGCCGCGTGCGGCGCGCGCTTCGACCATCGCGCCGCTGGCGATCGCGGGTTTCGTGTCGCTGTTCGCGGCAGTCGGTGCCCATGCGTCCGTCATCATGGGCAACGGGGCAAGCGCTCTGACCATGACGGGCGTTGCGGCCGGTGACACGTCGTTCGCCGGCGGCAACGACGCGACGGCTGTGGGCGATACGTCGACTGCCAGCGTCGGCAACACCACGGCCATCGGCGCGCACTCTCGCGCGATGGCGGAGTCGGCCACGTCGCTGGGCGACACCGCACAGGCAATCGCCGCGCAGTCGCTCGCACTCGGCGCCAATTCCATGGCGAGCTTCGGCAACAGCGTGGCGCTTGGTTCAGGCTCCGTGACGCTGTATGGCGCGCAAACGGGCTACACCGCGTTCGGGTTGAACGCGCCACAGACCTCTGTCGGCGAAGTCAACGTCGGCAACCGGACCATCAGCGGCGTGGCGGCGGGCCGCGCCGACCAGGACGCCGTGAACGTCGCGCAACTGAAGGCGGTGGCGGGCAGAATCGACGGCAGTGTCATGTACGACCGTCATCCCGACGGCTCGATCAATCACGACAGCGTCACGCTCCAAGGCGACACGGGCAATGGCGGCACACTGATCCACAACGTCGCCGACGCCGTCGACACGCACGACGCCGTGAACCTCGGCCAGTTGTCCGCGATGCTCGGCAATGCGGTCGGCAATATCACCGTCAACACCTCGAATCCGATGTTCAGCGCCGAGGGCTCGCCCACCACCGAACCGGCGCAGGCAAGCGGCGCGCACTCGATCGCAGCGGGCGCGAATGCACAGGCAGGCGGCGCCAATGCGGTAGCGCTCGGCGCCGGCTCGAACGCAAGCGCGGACAATTCAGTGGCGCTCGGTCAAGGCTCGATCGCAGATCGCGCGAATACGGTCTCGGTCGGCGCTGCAGGACAGGAACGACAGATCACGAACGTCGCCGCGGGCGTTCAGGGCACGGACGCCGTCAACGTGAACCAGCTGAACCAAGGTATGAGCAGCGCTGTCGGCCAGGCGAAAGGGTATACCGACAACCAGGTCCGCTCGGCACGCAAGGACGGTTATGGCGGCGCGGCGGCGGCGATCGCGATGGCGGGCCTGCCGCAAGCCGTGCTGCCGGGGCGCGGGATGGTCGCGATGGCGGCCGGCACGTATGGCGGCCAGTCGGCAATGGCGCTCGGCGTGTCGAAACTCTCGGACACGGGCAAATGGGCCTACAAGCTACAGGGGACGGCCAGCACGCGCGGCGAACTGGGCGGGTCCATCGGGGCCGGCATGCACTGGTAA
- a CDS encoding YVTN family beta-propeller repeat protein has protein sequence MRKFSLPGLTSTFAAGAALVAAASFFSPSVLANNVIVLNSGEATLSLIDEATRQVVDTVPTGKEPHHLMPTPDNSSLIVANSVSNNLMFVDPKTGKPQRWVENIEDPYQIGFSPDRKWLVTTGLRLDRLDIYHYDGHNMTLASRLPLAVMPSHMAFTNDSKTVFVTLQVSGELAAVDLATQTVKWKMKVGKVPAGLWMTPGDKYLLIGMTGADYVAVVDWRNQKIVKTITTGKGAHNFRSLADGKHVAVSNRVASTISILDEDTLTNVGDITGLMPGPDDMELSADKRYLWVTFRFAKHVGVIDLTTHKLIQTIAVGRSPHGIYFFNRAPVTAPNGA, from the coding sequence ATGCGCAAATTTTCCCTTCCCGGTTTGACCAGCACGTTTGCAGCAGGCGCGGCGCTCGTCGCGGCAGCAAGCTTCTTCTCCCCGTCAGTTCTCGCTAACAACGTGATCGTGCTCAATTCCGGCGAAGCCACGCTGAGCCTGATCGACGAAGCGACGCGTCAGGTCGTTGACACGGTGCCGACCGGCAAGGAACCGCATCACCTGATGCCGACGCCGGACAATTCGTCGCTGATCGTCGCGAATTCGGTGTCGAACAATCTGATGTTCGTCGATCCGAAAACGGGTAAGCCGCAGCGCTGGGTCGAGAACATCGAAGATCCGTATCAGATCGGTTTCTCGCCGGATCGCAAGTGGCTCGTGACGACGGGCCTGCGCCTCGATCGCCTCGACATCTATCACTACGACGGCCACAACATGACGCTCGCGAGCCGCCTGCCGCTTGCCGTGATGCCGAGCCACATGGCGTTCACGAACGACAGCAAGACGGTGTTCGTCACGCTGCAGGTGTCGGGCGAACTCGCCGCCGTCGATCTCGCCACGCAGACGGTCAAGTGGAAGATGAAAGTCGGCAAGGTGCCGGCCGGCCTGTGGATGACGCCGGGCGACAAATATCTGCTGATCGGCATGACGGGTGCGGACTATGTCGCCGTCGTCGACTGGCGCAACCAGAAGATCGTGAAGACGATCACGACGGGCAAGGGCGCGCACAACTTCCGCTCGCTCGCGGACGGCAAGCATGTGGCCGTGTCGAACCGCGTGGCCAGCACCATCAGCATCCTCGACGAGGACACGCTCACCAACGTCGGCGACATCACGGGATTGATGCCGGGCCCCGACGACATGGAACTTTCCGCCGACAAACGCTATCTGTGGGTAACGTTCCGCTTCGCGAAGCATGTCGGCGTTATCGACCTGACCACGCACAAGCTGATCCAGACGATCGCTGTCGGCCGTTCGCCGCACGGCATCTATTTCTTCAACCGCGCGCCTGTCACCGCGCCGAACGGGGCCTGA
- a CDS encoding sterol desaturase family protein, translating into MFHLIASSLDSFVSSIQTLLYVDVVQPLLFHFNLMDYDEDTYDSLYWVIVGVLEVCAMYALLRPLEALRPVEQWKDRKAVRVDVLYTWIAKLGILNLFFFFALQPFFDSVQGWLRLQGIANIELDNLWPGVTTQPFVTFVMYLLVLDFAGYWYHRGQHRIGVWWELHAVHHSQQQMSLWADDRNHLLDDLLQACFFAVIALFIGVPPSQFVVLVAITNLAQSVQHANIRLHFGWLGERLLVSPTFHRRHHAIGYGHEGLKYGCNFGVLFPWWDMLFGSASWSREMEPTGIRDQLSGRHYGEGFWAQHWLAFVRIGQRIAGKKQRGAA; encoded by the coding sequence ATGTTCCACCTGATCGCCTCCAGCCTCGATAGCTTCGTTTCGTCGATCCAGACGCTGCTGTACGTCGACGTCGTGCAACCACTGCTGTTCCATTTCAACCTGATGGACTACGACGAGGACACGTACGACAGCCTGTACTGGGTGATCGTCGGCGTGCTGGAAGTGTGCGCGATGTATGCGCTGCTGCGCCCGCTCGAAGCGTTGCGGCCCGTCGAGCAGTGGAAGGACCGCAAGGCGGTGCGGGTCGACGTGCTCTACACGTGGATCGCCAAGCTCGGCATTCTCAATCTGTTTTTCTTCTTCGCGCTGCAGCCGTTTTTCGATTCGGTGCAGGGCTGGCTGCGCCTGCAGGGCATCGCGAATATCGAACTCGACAATCTGTGGCCGGGCGTCACGACGCAGCCGTTCGTGACGTTCGTCATGTATCTGCTGGTGCTCGACTTCGCGGGCTACTGGTATCACCGCGGGCAGCACAGGATCGGCGTCTGGTGGGAACTGCACGCGGTGCATCATAGCCAGCAGCAGATGTCGCTGTGGGCCGACGACCGCAATCATCTGCTCGACGATCTGCTGCAGGCGTGTTTCTTCGCCGTGATCGCGCTGTTCATTGGCGTGCCGCCGTCGCAGTTCGTCGTGCTCGTCGCGATCACGAACCTCGCGCAGAGCGTGCAGCACGCGAACATCCGTCTGCATTTCGGTTGGCTCGGCGAGCGCCTGCTCGTCAGTCCGACGTTCCATCGCCGCCATCACGCCATTGGCTATGGTCACGAAGGCCTCAAGTACGGCTGCAATTTCGGCGTGCTTTTCCCGTGGTGGGACATGCTGTTCGGCAGCGCGTCGTGGAGCCGCGAAATGGAGCCGACGGGCATTCGCGATCAGCTCAGCGGCCGTCATTACGGCGAGGGTTTCTGGGCGCAGCATTGGCTCGCGTTCGTGCGCATTGGGCAGCGCATCGCCGGCAAGAAGCAGCGGGGCGCGGCGTAA
- a CDS encoding EI24 domain-containing protein, whose translation MNDLLRSFGRALSSVLHPRMLRLTFMPFAAATIVWGVALWFSWQTLIGATRSWLESWPLTTTLYGLFDWLGFSSLHAAVAPFIVIAVAIPLIVVTVLLLIATLSMPAVIRHLSKRQFATLEMRRGGTFVGSLVHSIWTTLVCLLVLVITLPLWLIPPFFALIPPLLWGWLTYRVMTYDALSLHASSEERRALVRQHRLPLLLIGVASGLLGSLPTLIWASSVWLIVLFPVMTAVTIWIYAFILVFTALWFGYYCLRALQRMRAGEHGGNGHHGPHGARGTAPVSY comes from the coding sequence ATGAATGATCTCCTGCGCTCGTTCGGGCGCGCGCTTTCTTCCGTGTTGCATCCTCGCATGCTGCGGCTGACGTTCATGCCGTTCGCGGCGGCCACGATCGTGTGGGGCGTGGCGCTGTGGTTTTCCTGGCAGACCCTGATCGGTGCGACGCGCAGCTGGCTCGAAAGCTGGCCGCTCACGACCACGCTCTACGGGCTATTCGACTGGCTCGGCTTCTCGTCGCTGCATGCGGCCGTGGCGCCGTTCATCGTGATCGCCGTCGCGATTCCGCTGATCGTCGTCACCGTGCTGCTGCTGATCGCGACGCTGTCGATGCCCGCCGTCATCAGGCATCTGTCGAAGCGGCAGTTCGCTACGCTGGAAATGCGGCGCGGCGGGACCTTCGTCGGCAGCCTCGTGCATTCGATATGGACGACGCTCGTGTGCCTGCTGGTGCTCGTGATCACGCTGCCGCTGTGGCTGATTCCGCCGTTCTTCGCACTGATCCCGCCGCTGCTATGGGGCTGGCTCACCTATCGCGTGATGACCTACGATGCGCTGTCGTTGCACGCCAGCAGCGAAGAGCGGCGCGCGCTGGTGCGCCAGCATCGCCTGCCGCTACTGCTGATCGGCGTGGCGAGCGGGCTGCTTGGCTCGCTGCCCACCTTGATCTGGGCGTCGTCCGTGTGGCTGATCGTGCTGTTTCCTGTGATGACTGCCGTGACCATCTGGATCTATGCTTTCATCCTCGTGTTCACGGCGCTGTGGTTCGGCTATTACTGCCTGCGCGCACTGCAGCGGATGCGCGCCGGCGAGCATGGCGGGAACGGTCACCACGGTCCCCACGGCGCGCGCGGCACAGCGCCTGTCTCCTACTGA